From Motacilla alba alba isolate MOTALB_02 chromosome 20, Motacilla_alba_V1.0_pri, whole genome shotgun sequence, the proteins below share one genomic window:
- the RAD21L1 gene encoding double-strand-break repair protein rad21-like protein 1 isoform X3, with product MLSQCWWWGPTQARAMQSGGIPQSRISPVLLGQSTIQEGFKEVRMVAEDWCRRSFTQWYRCWSAARGPPFCRWRGVPGVRTARSRAPRGAGLGGSAGSRAAPASLQLTPSAAAAVPSHRCHRCGGRPGRGGGRRRRPAAGRRAGARPGPAAPARPRCSGRGGRGAGLPEPPAAPSVAPAPRGRAAPPAERPPPAPPAPRRPARSPAPAPAPGPPAPAPPRPHQPPHPRPPPRPGSAAPPPAGTPWNRRRPARPKFAIALRTSGHLLLGVVRIYNRKVKYLLADCNEALTKMKTAFRPGLLDLPEENFEAAYQSITLPEEFHDFEAPLPDVKAIDVAEHFTLNQSRAEEITLTEDYESSILLCDRNFDEEAEALRRQSFFEGSVLTSSNSLVADPNSASTSGDKSVLHEDVYCFQDDHFGDEEDAADMIEILLRDEQNVLDKDILDVEEARPLSQDLPENSTAIESNCADTTVKDGNHTMSETILLFQEEGFVLEPVDDTAVTHRKKKQRKRKLLVDVEKELSCQTIYKQLTNYSDLLATLDLAPPTKKTMMWKEWGGVDKLLSHSSQPMLHAQLQKEDGAAFSESSKNSLGQEAEAQQVEVPEEQTTTSKDNEEIRWGKRTLRLQKTLQQLKRSGMCSFSFRELCRRSSRREAAATFYIFLVLKKQQVLELRQPEPFADLTATAGPVFDKIR from the exons ATGCTGTCCCAGTGCTGGTGGTGGGGACCAACCCAGGCCAGGGCCATGCAGTCTGGTGGAATACCCCAAAGCCGCATCAGTCCGGTGCTGTTGGGCCAGAGCACCATTCAAGAAGGGTTCAAGGAGGTGAGAATGGTGGCTGAAGACTGGTGTAGGCGAAGTTTCACCCAATGGTATCGGTGTTGGAGTGCAGCAAGGGGACCTCCTTTCTGCCGGTGGCGGGGGGTCCCTGGGGTGCGCACAGCTAGGAGCCGGGCCCCTcggggggctgggctggggggctcagctGGCTCTCGAGCAGCGCCCGCGTCCCTTCAGCTGACACCCTCCGCAGCCGCAGCCGTACCGAGCCATAGGTGCCACCGGTGCGGCGGGCGgcccgggcgcggcggcgggcggcggcggcggccagcAGCAGGGCGGCGAGCAGGAGCCcgcccagggccagcagcgcCAGCCCGGCCACGGTGCAGCGGTCGAggcgggcgcggagccgggCTGCCCGAGCCTCCAGCCGCTCCATCTGTCGCGCCGGCACCGCGGGGtcgggccgcgccgcccgcggAACGGCCCCCGCCAGCACCACCAGCGCCGCGCCGCCCAGCGCGCAGCCCAGCGCCAGCgccagccccgggcccgccggCACCGGCCCCCCCGCGCCCGCACCAGCCCCCGCAcccgcggccgccgcctcgTCCGGGCTCCGCAGCTCCGCCGCCCGCGGGGACGCCATGGAACCGCCGCCGGCCTGCGCGGCCGAAG TTTGCTATAGCTCTGCGAACCTCTGGACACTTACTCCTGGGGGTGGTGCGCATTTACAACAGGAAAGTAAAGTACCTCTTGGCAGACTGCAATGAAGCTCTGACAAAAATGAAGACAGCCTTTCGTCCAG GGCTTCTTGACCTTCCAGAAGAGAACTTTGAAGCTGCTTATCAGTCCATTACATTACCTGAAGAATTTCATGATTTTGAAGCACCACTACCAGATGTAAA ggCCATTGATGTTGCTGAACATTTTACCTTGaatcagagcagagctgaagaaaTCACACTTACAGAGGATTATGAAAGCAGTATACTTCTCTGTGATAGAAACTTTG ATGAAGAAGCAGAAGCCCTGAGGAGACAGAGCTTCTTTGAGGGCAGTGTCCTGACGAGCAGTAACAGTCTGGTGGCCGATCCCAACTCAGCCAGCACCAGCGGAGACAAATCTGTGCTGCATGAAGATGTTTACTGCTTCCAGGATGACCATTTTGGGGATGAGGAAGATGCTGCAGATATGATTG AAATCCTGTTGAGGGATGAGCAAAATGTCCTAGATAAAGACATTCTTGATGTGGAGGAAGCACGTCCTTTGTCACAAGATCTGCCAGAGAACAGCACAGCCA TTGAGTCAAACTGTGCAGACACCACCGTCAAGGATGGAAATCACACAATGAGTGAGACAATCCTTTTGTTCCAGGAAGAAGGATTTGTGCTTGAGCCAGTTGATGATACAG CTGTcacacacaggaagaaaaaacaaagaaagaggaAGCTGCTGGTGGATGTAGAGAAGGAGCTCAGCTGCCAAACCATTTACAAGCAGCTCACCAACTACAGTGACCTCCTGGCCACGCTGGACCTCGCTCCCCCAACCAAGAAAACCATGATGTGGAAGGAGTGGGGAGGTGTGGATAAACTTCTGTCCCATTCTTCACAGCCTATGCTTCATGCTCAGCTGCAAAAG gaggatggagcagctTTCTCCGAGAGCTCAAAAAATTCCCTGGGCCAGGAAGCTGAAGCACAGCAGGTGGAGGTGCCAGAG GAGCAAACAACCACCAGCAAAGACAATGAAGAAATAAGATGGGGCAAAAGAACTCTTCGGTTACAAAAAACTTTACAG CAACTGAAGAGATCAGGGATGTGTTCCTTCAGTTTTCGGGAGCTCTGCCGGAGAAGCAGCCggagagaagctgcagccacaTTTTACATCTTCCTGgtgctgaagaagcagcaggtCCTCGAGCTGCGGCAGCCCGAGCCCTTCGCTGACctcacagccactgctgggccCGTGTTTGACAAGATCAGATAA
- the PSMF1 gene encoding proteasome inhibitor PI31 subunit, with amino-acid sequence MAGLEPLYAWARPAISRPQDALVCGIHWELIRHGYRCLGIGDQPGPDERKSELLPAGWEANKEVYTLRYKSTDDAHELLLKAIMVEDSMILNVMDRRSQKVADVTLAVADYINSEHLDDFHKVYKNTEELRTRITSGIIAPLGPPAGKARTEPESKEDVPRDENPLRLPPRQPMGTRAPYRPSPLSPFAVGGEDLDPFGGRSGGMIVDPLHSGIPHPSIDPSSGIPGRLPPGAVPPGARFDPFGPIGIGRSGPDPDHLPPPGYDDMFM; translated from the exons ATGGCCGGTTTGGAGCCTCTGTACGCCTGGGCAAGGCCCGCCATCTCCCGTCCGCAGGACGCTCTGGTCTGCGGCATCCACTGGGAGCTGATTCGGCACGGCTACCGCTGCCTGGGTATCGGCGACCAG CCAGGTCCTGATGAAAGGAAGTCAGAGCTGTTGCCTGCTGGCTGGGAAGCCAACAAGGAGGTGTATACACTGCGCTACAAGTCCACAGATGATGcccatgagctgctgctgaaggccaTCATGGTGGAGGACAGTATGATCCTCAATGTCATG GATCGCAGATCTCAGAAGGTCGCAGATGTGACCTTGGCAGTGGCTGACTACATCAACTCAGAGCACCTGGATGATTTCCACAA GGTGTACAAGAACACCGAGGAGCTGAGGACAAGAATCACTTCGGGCATCATTGCTCCCCTTGGGCCCCCTGCAGGAAAGGCCAGAACGGAGCCTGAGTCCAAAGAAGATGTGCCCCGGGATGAGAACCCGCTCCGGCTCCCTCCCCGGCAGCCGATGGGCACAAGGGCCCCATACAG GCCTTCCCCCTTGAGCCCCTTTGCTGTTGGTGGAGAAGACCTGGACCCTTTTGG AGGTCGGAGTGGGGGAATGATTGTGGATCCTCTCCACTCTGGCATCCCACATCCTAGCATTGACCCATCCTCAGGCATCCCAGGCCGGCTTCCCCCAGGAGCTGTTCCACCAGGCGCCAGATTTGACCCCTTTGGCCCCATAGGAATTGGGAGATCCGG GCCGGATCCTGAccaccttcctcctccaggCTACGATGACATGTTCATGTGA
- the RAD21L1 gene encoding double-strand-break repair protein rad21-like protein 1 isoform X2, with protein MLSQCWWWGPTQARAMQSGGIPQSRISPVLLGQSTIQEGFKEVRMVAEDWCRRSFTQWYRCWSAARGPPFCRWRGVPGVRTARSRAPRGAGLGGSAGSRAAPASLQLTPSAAAAVPSHRCHRCGGRPGRGGGRRRRPAAGRRAGARPGPAAPARPRCSGRGGRGAGLPEPPAAPSVAPAPRGRAAPPAERPPPAPPAPRRPARSPAPAPAPGPPAPAPPRPHQPPHPRPPPRPGSAAPPPAGTPWNRRRPARPKFAIALRTSGHLLLGVVRIYNRKVKYLLADCNEALTKMKTAFRPGLLDLPEENFEAAYQSITLPEEFHDFEAPLPDVKAIDVAEHFTLNQSRAEEITLTEDYESSILLCDRNFDEEAEALRRQSFFEGSVLTSSNSLVADPNSASTSGDKSVLHEDVYCFQDDHFGDEEDAADMIVESNCADTTVKDGNHTMSETILLFQEEGFVLEPVDDTAVTHRKKKQRKRKLLVDVEKELSCQTIYKQLTNYSDLLATLDLAPPTKKTMMWKEWGGVDKLLSHSSQPMLHAQLQKLFEKCFKTDRFKMRANGVQRLSEMKEMSKEQDTTEMLPVEEPSYLQEPAHSETGRKIRNDSFMLTSQNDRNETKENCGEIIEDGAAFSESSKNSLGQEAEAQQVEVPEEQTTTSKDNEEIRWGKRTLRLQKTLQQLKRSGMCSFSFRELCRRSSRREAAATFYIFLVLKKQQVLELRQPEPFADLTATAGPVFDKIR; from the exons ATGCTGTCCCAGTGCTGGTGGTGGGGACCAACCCAGGCCAGGGCCATGCAGTCTGGTGGAATACCCCAAAGCCGCATCAGTCCGGTGCTGTTGGGCCAGAGCACCATTCAAGAAGGGTTCAAGGAGGTGAGAATGGTGGCTGAAGACTGGTGTAGGCGAAGTTTCACCCAATGGTATCGGTGTTGGAGTGCAGCAAGGGGACCTCCTTTCTGCCGGTGGCGGGGGGTCCCTGGGGTGCGCACAGCTAGGAGCCGGGCCCCTcggggggctgggctggggggctcagctGGCTCTCGAGCAGCGCCCGCGTCCCTTCAGCTGACACCCTCCGCAGCCGCAGCCGTACCGAGCCATAGGTGCCACCGGTGCGGCGGGCGgcccgggcgcggcggcgggcggcggcggcggccagcAGCAGGGCGGCGAGCAGGAGCCcgcccagggccagcagcgcCAGCCCGGCCACGGTGCAGCGGTCGAggcgggcgcggagccgggCTGCCCGAGCCTCCAGCCGCTCCATCTGTCGCGCCGGCACCGCGGGGtcgggccgcgccgcccgcggAACGGCCCCCGCCAGCACCACCAGCGCCGCGCCGCCCAGCGCGCAGCCCAGCGCCAGCgccagccccgggcccgccggCACCGGCCCCCCCGCGCCCGCACCAGCCCCCGCAcccgcggccgccgcctcgTCCGGGCTCCGCAGCTCCGCCGCCCGCGGGGACGCCATGGAACCGCCGCCGGCCTGCGCGGCCGAAG TTTGCTATAGCTCTGCGAACCTCTGGACACTTACTCCTGGGGGTGGTGCGCATTTACAACAGGAAAGTAAAGTACCTCTTGGCAGACTGCAATGAAGCTCTGACAAAAATGAAGACAGCCTTTCGTCCAG GGCTTCTTGACCTTCCAGAAGAGAACTTTGAAGCTGCTTATCAGTCCATTACATTACCTGAAGAATTTCATGATTTTGAAGCACCACTACCAGATGTAAA ggCCATTGATGTTGCTGAACATTTTACCTTGaatcagagcagagctgaagaaaTCACACTTACAGAGGATTATGAAAGCAGTATACTTCTCTGTGATAGAAACTTTG ATGAAGAAGCAGAAGCCCTGAGGAGACAGAGCTTCTTTGAGGGCAGTGTCCTGACGAGCAGTAACAGTCTGGTGGCCGATCCCAACTCAGCCAGCACCAGCGGAGACAAATCTGTGCTGCATGAAGATGTTTACTGCTTCCAGGATGACCATTTTGGGGATGAGGAAGATGCTGCAGATATGATTG TTGAGTCAAACTGTGCAGACACCACCGTCAAGGATGGAAATCACACAATGAGTGAGACAATCCTTTTGTTCCAGGAAGAAGGATTTGTGCTTGAGCCAGTTGATGATACAG CTGTcacacacaggaagaaaaaacaaagaaagaggaAGCTGCTGGTGGATGTAGAGAAGGAGCTCAGCTGCCAAACCATTTACAAGCAGCTCACCAACTACAGTGACCTCCTGGCCACGCTGGACCTCGCTCCCCCAACCAAGAAAACCATGATGTGGAAGGAGTGGGGAGGTGTGGATAAACTTCTGTCCCATTCTTCACAGCCTATGCTTCATGCTCAGCTGCAAAAG ttgtttgAAAAATGCTTCAAGACTGACAGATTTAAGATGAGAGCAAATGGAGTACAGAGGCtgtctgaaatgaaagaaatgagcAAAGAGCAAGATACTACAg AGATGCTGCCAGTAGAAGAGCCAAGTTAcctgcaggagccagctcaTTCCGAGACTGggagaaaaattagaaatgaTTCCTTTATGTTGAcatcacagaatgacagaaatgAAACCAAGGAGAACTGTGGTGAAATTATA gaggatggagcagctTTCTCCGAGAGCTCAAAAAATTCCCTGGGCCAGGAAGCTGAAGCACAGCAGGTGGAGGTGCCAGAG GAGCAAACAACCACCAGCAAAGACAATGAAGAAATAAGATGGGGCAAAAGAACTCTTCGGTTACAAAAAACTTTACAG CAACTGAAGAGATCAGGGATGTGTTCCTTCAGTTTTCGGGAGCTCTGCCGGAGAAGCAGCCggagagaagctgcagccacaTTTTACATCTTCCTGgtgctgaagaagcagcaggtCCTCGAGCTGCGGCAGCCCGAGCCCTTCGCTGACctcacagccactgctgggccCGTGTTTGACAAGATCAGATAA
- the RAD21L1 gene encoding double-strand-break repair protein rad21-like protein 1 isoform X1, which produces MLSQCWWWGPTQARAMQSGGIPQSRISPVLLGQSTIQEGFKEVRMVAEDWCRRSFTQWYRCWSAARGPPFCRWRGVPGVRTARSRAPRGAGLGGSAGSRAAPASLQLTPSAAAAVPSHRCHRCGGRPGRGGGRRRRPAAGRRAGARPGPAAPARPRCSGRGGRGAGLPEPPAAPSVAPAPRGRAAPPAERPPPAPPAPRRPARSPAPAPAPGPPAPAPPRPHQPPHPRPPPRPGSAAPPPAGTPWNRRRPARPKFAIALRTSGHLLLGVVRIYNRKVKYLLADCNEALTKMKTAFRPGLLDLPEENFEAAYQSITLPEEFHDFEAPLPDVKAIDVAEHFTLNQSRAEEITLTEDYESSILLCDRNFDEEAEALRRQSFFEGSVLTSSNSLVADPNSASTSGDKSVLHEDVYCFQDDHFGDEEDAADMIEILLRDEQNVLDKDILDVEEARPLSQDLPENSTAIESNCADTTVKDGNHTMSETILLFQEEGFVLEPVDDTAVTHRKKKQRKRKLLVDVEKELSCQTIYKQLTNYSDLLATLDLAPPTKKTMMWKEWGGVDKLLSHSSQPMLHAQLQKLFEKCFKTDRFKMRANGVQRLSEMKEMSKEQDTTEMLPVEEPSYLQEPAHSETGRKIRNDSFMLTSQNDRNETKENCGEIIEDGAAFSESSKNSLGQEAEAQQVEVPEEQTTTSKDNEEIRWGKRTLRLQKTLQQLKRSGMCSFSFRELCRRSSRREAAATFYIFLVLKKQQVLELRQPEPFADLTATAGPVFDKIR; this is translated from the exons ATGCTGTCCCAGTGCTGGTGGTGGGGACCAACCCAGGCCAGGGCCATGCAGTCTGGTGGAATACCCCAAAGCCGCATCAGTCCGGTGCTGTTGGGCCAGAGCACCATTCAAGAAGGGTTCAAGGAGGTGAGAATGGTGGCTGAAGACTGGTGTAGGCGAAGTTTCACCCAATGGTATCGGTGTTGGAGTGCAGCAAGGGGACCTCCTTTCTGCCGGTGGCGGGGGGTCCCTGGGGTGCGCACAGCTAGGAGCCGGGCCCCTcggggggctgggctggggggctcagctGGCTCTCGAGCAGCGCCCGCGTCCCTTCAGCTGACACCCTCCGCAGCCGCAGCCGTACCGAGCCATAGGTGCCACCGGTGCGGCGGGCGgcccgggcgcggcggcgggcggcggcggcggccagcAGCAGGGCGGCGAGCAGGAGCCcgcccagggccagcagcgcCAGCCCGGCCACGGTGCAGCGGTCGAggcgggcgcggagccgggCTGCCCGAGCCTCCAGCCGCTCCATCTGTCGCGCCGGCACCGCGGGGtcgggccgcgccgcccgcggAACGGCCCCCGCCAGCACCACCAGCGCCGCGCCGCCCAGCGCGCAGCCCAGCGCCAGCgccagccccgggcccgccggCACCGGCCCCCCCGCGCCCGCACCAGCCCCCGCAcccgcggccgccgcctcgTCCGGGCTCCGCAGCTCCGCCGCCCGCGGGGACGCCATGGAACCGCCGCCGGCCTGCGCGGCCGAAG TTTGCTATAGCTCTGCGAACCTCTGGACACTTACTCCTGGGGGTGGTGCGCATTTACAACAGGAAAGTAAAGTACCTCTTGGCAGACTGCAATGAAGCTCTGACAAAAATGAAGACAGCCTTTCGTCCAG GGCTTCTTGACCTTCCAGAAGAGAACTTTGAAGCTGCTTATCAGTCCATTACATTACCTGAAGAATTTCATGATTTTGAAGCACCACTACCAGATGTAAA ggCCATTGATGTTGCTGAACATTTTACCTTGaatcagagcagagctgaagaaaTCACACTTACAGAGGATTATGAAAGCAGTATACTTCTCTGTGATAGAAACTTTG ATGAAGAAGCAGAAGCCCTGAGGAGACAGAGCTTCTTTGAGGGCAGTGTCCTGACGAGCAGTAACAGTCTGGTGGCCGATCCCAACTCAGCCAGCACCAGCGGAGACAAATCTGTGCTGCATGAAGATGTTTACTGCTTCCAGGATGACCATTTTGGGGATGAGGAAGATGCTGCAGATATGATTG AAATCCTGTTGAGGGATGAGCAAAATGTCCTAGATAAAGACATTCTTGATGTGGAGGAAGCACGTCCTTTGTCACAAGATCTGCCAGAGAACAGCACAGCCA TTGAGTCAAACTGTGCAGACACCACCGTCAAGGATGGAAATCACACAATGAGTGAGACAATCCTTTTGTTCCAGGAAGAAGGATTTGTGCTTGAGCCAGTTGATGATACAG CTGTcacacacaggaagaaaaaacaaagaaagaggaAGCTGCTGGTGGATGTAGAGAAGGAGCTCAGCTGCCAAACCATTTACAAGCAGCTCACCAACTACAGTGACCTCCTGGCCACGCTGGACCTCGCTCCCCCAACCAAGAAAACCATGATGTGGAAGGAGTGGGGAGGTGTGGATAAACTTCTGTCCCATTCTTCACAGCCTATGCTTCATGCTCAGCTGCAAAAG ttgtttgAAAAATGCTTCAAGACTGACAGATTTAAGATGAGAGCAAATGGAGTACAGAGGCtgtctgaaatgaaagaaatgagcAAAGAGCAAGATACTACAg AGATGCTGCCAGTAGAAGAGCCAAGTTAcctgcaggagccagctcaTTCCGAGACTGggagaaaaattagaaatgaTTCCTTTATGTTGAcatcacagaatgacagaaatgAAACCAAGGAGAACTGTGGTGAAATTATA gaggatggagcagctTTCTCCGAGAGCTCAAAAAATTCCCTGGGCCAGGAAGCTGAAGCACAGCAGGTGGAGGTGCCAGAG GAGCAAACAACCACCAGCAAAGACAATGAAGAAATAAGATGGGGCAAAAGAACTCTTCGGTTACAAAAAACTTTACAG CAACTGAAGAGATCAGGGATGTGTTCCTTCAGTTTTCGGGAGCTCTGCCGGAGAAGCAGCCggagagaagctgcagccacaTTTTACATCTTCCTGgtgctgaagaagcagcaggtCCTCGAGCTGCGGCAGCCCGAGCCCTTCGCTGACctcacagccactgctgggccCGTGTTTGACAAGATCAGATAA